In one window of Mycteria americana isolate JAX WOST 10 ecotype Jacksonville Zoo and Gardens chromosome 24, USCA_MyAme_1.0, whole genome shotgun sequence DNA:
- the LOC142420291 gene encoding E3 ubiquitin-protein ligase RNF13-like, with protein MNLWLQLLHFVVAAAFYSAALAEVFGYVAYNDSSNCVAYRALPACFGPRLPAEGLTGYLMRVIPPNACHAIENPPAPRKASETYIALIQGYDCSFVQKVLHAQQAGYQIAIVYNVDSEQLITMTADDKEIQQLIKIPSLFTGQSVSLHLQRTLQCQKGAYIRILPPKHYLSPCQDNAKMLRATFVMQDFRDIFYVVIATVSVIVGLSWYKRACKTKLHTYKPGDKYETCVICMAEYKDGDHLKILPCSHAYHSACIDTWFHTQPGKKICPFCKQVVNIYGRGDLLPKQAGEDVNEEEQEHGDNAFREGHEDEYVEEEKDDASAGEGLMH; from the coding sequence ATGAATCTCTGGCTCCAACTTCTTCACTTTGTGGTTGCCGCTGCCTTCTACAGCGCTGCTCTTGCGGAAGTCTTCGGCTACGTGGCTTACAATGACAGCTCCAATTGCGTTGCTTACAGAGCCCTGCCTGCGTGCTTTGGGCCACGGCTCCCGGCAGAAGGGCTGACAGGGTATCTCATGAGGGTGATACCACCAAATGCTTGCCATGCAATAGAGAATCCTCCAGCACCAAGGAAGGCCTCCGAGACCTATATTGCACTCATACAGGGGTATGACTGCTCTTTTGTCCAGAAGGTCCTTCATGCCCAGCAGGCTGGATACCAAATCGCTATTGTGTACAATGTGGATTCAGAGCAACTGATTACCATGACGGCTGATGACAAAGAAATCCAGCAGCTGATTAAGATACCATCACTCTTTACTGGACAGTCAGTCTCCCTCCACTTGCAAAGGACTTTGCAATGCCAGAAAGGGGCGTACATCAGAATTCTACCACCCAAACACTATTTGAGTCCTTGTCAGGACAACGCTAAAATGCTGCGGGCAACGTTCGTCATGCAAGATTTCAGGGACATATTCTATGTCGTTATTGCCACTGTCTCAGTTATCGTTGGCTTAAGCTGGTACAAGAGGGCTTGCAAGACAAAGCTGCACACATACAAGCCGGGAGACAAATACGAGACCTGTGTGATCTGCATGGCAGAGTACAAGGACGGGGACCACCTGAAGATCCTGCCCTGTTCCCATGCCTACCACAGTGCCTGCATTGACACCTGGTTCCACACCCAGCCTGGGAAGAAGATATGTCCCTTCTGCAAGCAGGTGGTGAACATCTACGGGCGAGGTGACCTCCTGCCCAAGCAGGCTGGTGAAGATGTGAATGAGGAGGAACAGGAGCACGGAGACAATGCATTCAGAGAAGGGCATGAAGACGAATATGTTGAAGAGGAGAAAGACGACGCGAGTGCAGGGGAAGGTTTGATGCACTGA